From one Streptomyces sp. NBC_01478 genomic stretch:
- a CDS encoding TetR/AcrR family transcriptional regulator — protein sequence MAVDRDHVLRSAAALLTRKSTSTMDEVAKAAGISRATLHRQFAGRDALVRALEALGIAECESALEAARLDEGPAADAVRRLVRAIEPAAGLLAFLYSENQLFEGEQQNAGWNRIDQRIADLFRRGQSGGEFRIDLTPAWLTEALYGLLASGAWAVQEGRVAANDFTHMIVELLLGGALRKDEPRSDTSPRHETRREES from the coding sequence ATGGCCGTCGACCGTGACCACGTGCTCCGCAGCGCAGCCGCCCTGCTCACCCGGAAATCCACGTCCACCATGGACGAGGTCGCCAAGGCGGCCGGAATCAGCCGGGCCACCCTGCACCGTCAGTTCGCCGGGCGCGACGCGCTGGTCCGCGCGCTGGAGGCGCTGGGCATCGCCGAGTGCGAGTCCGCGCTGGAGGCGGCCAGGCTGGACGAGGGTCCGGCCGCCGACGCCGTACGGCGGCTGGTGCGGGCGATCGAGCCCGCGGCCGGACTGCTCGCCTTCCTCTACAGCGAGAACCAGCTCTTCGAGGGCGAGCAGCAGAACGCGGGCTGGAACAGGATCGACCAGCGGATCGCGGACCTCTTCCGACGCGGCCAGTCCGGCGGCGAGTTCCGCATCGACCTCACCCCGGCCTGGCTCACCGAGGCCCTGTACGGCCTGCTGGCCTCCGGCGCCTGGGCGGTCCAGGAGGGCAGGGTCGCCGCCAACGACTTCACGCACATGATCGTCGAGCTGCTGCTGGGCGGAGCACTGCGAAAAGACGAACCACGAAGCGACACATCACCAAGGCACGAAACACGGAGAGAGGAATCATGA
- the argH gene encoding argininosuccinate lyase, giving the protein MSSNSGDVRLWGGRFADGPAEALAKLSASVHFDWRLAPYDIAGSRAHARVLHKANLLDDDELTRMLAGLDQLEADVADGSFVGTIADEDVHTALERGLLTILGPDLGGKLRAGRSRNDQVATLFRMCLRDHARSIGGLIADLQDALVGLAEAHPDVAMPGRTHLQHAQPVLFAHHVLAHVQSLSRDAERLRQWDERTAVSPYGSGALAGSSLGLDPEAVAKDLGFEHGSVANSIDGTASRDFVAEFAFITAMIGVNLSRIAEEVIIWNTKEFSFVTLHDAFSTGSSIMPQKKNPDIAELARGKSGRLIGNLTGLMATLKALPLAYNRDLQEDKEPVFDSIDQLEVLLPAFTGMMATLTIHRDRMEELAPAGFSLATDIAEWLVKQGVPFRVAHEVAGECVKVAEAEGIELDGLTDEQFAKISAHLTPEVRSVLNVPGALASRNGRGGTAPSAVAIQLAEVKRDLAVQHAWSTAKR; this is encoded by the coding sequence GTGAGCAGCAACAGCGGTGACGTACGGCTCTGGGGCGGTCGTTTCGCCGACGGTCCCGCCGAGGCCCTGGCGAAGCTGTCCGCGTCCGTCCACTTCGACTGGCGGCTCGCGCCCTACGACATCGCCGGTTCCCGCGCCCACGCGCGCGTGCTGCACAAGGCGAACCTCCTCGACGACGACGAGCTCACCCGCATGCTCGCGGGCCTGGACCAGCTCGAAGCGGACGTCGCCGACGGCTCCTTCGTGGGCACGATCGCCGACGAGGACGTCCATACGGCCCTGGAGCGCGGCCTGCTGACCATCCTCGGCCCCGACCTCGGCGGCAAGCTGCGGGCCGGCCGTTCCCGCAACGACCAGGTCGCGACGCTGTTCCGCATGTGCCTGCGCGACCACGCCCGTTCTATCGGCGGCCTGATCGCCGACCTCCAGGACGCGCTGGTCGGCCTCGCCGAGGCCCACCCGGACGTGGCGATGCCCGGCCGCACCCACCTCCAGCACGCCCAGCCGGTCCTCTTCGCCCACCACGTCCTCGCGCACGTCCAGTCCCTGTCCCGGGACGCGGAACGCTTGCGCCAGTGGGACGAGCGGACGGCCGTCTCGCCGTACGGCTCGGGCGCGCTGGCCGGTTCCTCCCTCGGCCTGGACCCGGAGGCGGTGGCCAAGGACCTCGGCTTCGAGCACGGCTCCGTCGCGAACTCGATCGACGGCACGGCCTCGCGTGACTTCGTCGCCGAGTTCGCCTTCATCACGGCGATGATCGGGGTGAACCTCTCCCGGATCGCCGAGGAGGTCATCATCTGGAACACGAAGGAGTTCTCCTTCGTCACCCTGCACGACGCCTTCTCCACGGGCTCGTCGATCATGCCGCAGAAGAAGAACCCGGACATCGCGGAGCTGGCGCGCGGCAAGTCGGGCCGCCTGATCGGCAACCTGACCGGCCTGATGGCCACGCTCAAGGCGCTCCCCCTCGCCTACAACCGCGACCTCCAGGAGGACAAGGAGCCGGTCTTCGACTCCATCGACCAACTCGAGGTCCTGCTCCCGGCGTTCACCGGCATGATGGCCACCCTGACGATCCACCGTGACCGCATGGAGGAACTGGCCCCGGCCGGCTTCTCCCTCGCCACCGACATCGCCGAGTGGCTGGTCAAGCAGGGCGTCCCCTTCCGGGTGGCCCACGAGGTCGCCGGCGAGTGCGTGAAGGTGGCGGAAGCGGAGGGCATCGAACTGGACGGCCTCACCGACGAACAGTTCGCGAAGATCTCCGCCCACCTCACCCCTGAGGTCCGCTCGGTCCTCAACGTCCCCGGCGCCCTCGCCTCCCGCAACGGCCGAGGCGGCACGGCCCCCAGTGCGGTGGCAATCCAACTGGCAGAGGTAAAGCGGGACTTGGCGGTACAGCACGCCTGGTCAACGGCGAAGCGCTAA
- a CDS encoding aldo/keto reductase, with product MPFARLATATTPTSHLGLGLAAVGRPGYINLGREKDLGETRTVETLRTRTHELLDAAYAQGVRYFDAARSYGRSEEFLADWLTTRTGIDDVVIGSKWGYTYTADWTTDAEKHEVKDHSAQTYDRQRRETAELLGDRLDLYQIHSVTPESPALTDKELHAKLAELAATGVTVGFSTSGPAQADAIRAALTVTVDGEPLFRTVQSTYNALETSAGPALAEAHDAGLTVIVKEGMANGRLAEPYAPDALKAVAEETSLGTDAIALALILRRPWAGVVLSGAATVGQLVSNLHAAVADLDENQLARLDALAEEPHTYWERRGALPWH from the coding sequence ATGCCCTTCGCCCGACTGGCAACAGCAACAACCCCCACCAGCCACCTCGGACTCGGCCTCGCCGCAGTGGGCCGCCCCGGCTACATCAACCTCGGCCGAGAAAAAGACCTCGGAGAGACCCGCACCGTAGAAACGCTCCGCACCCGCACCCACGAACTCCTCGACGCCGCCTACGCACAAGGCGTCCGCTACTTCGACGCAGCCCGCTCCTACGGCCGCTCGGAGGAGTTCCTCGCCGACTGGCTCACCACCCGCACCGGTATCGACGACGTGGTCATCGGCAGCAAGTGGGGCTACACCTACACCGCCGACTGGACCACCGACGCCGAGAAGCACGAGGTCAAGGACCACAGCGCCCAGACCTACGACCGCCAGCGCCGCGAAACCGCCGAACTGCTCGGCGACAGGCTCGACCTCTACCAGATCCACTCGGTGACCCCCGAAAGCCCGGCCCTCACCGACAAGGAACTCCACGCGAAACTGGCCGAGTTGGCGGCGACGGGCGTGACCGTCGGCTTCTCCACCAGCGGCCCCGCACAGGCCGACGCGATCAGGGCCGCGCTCACCGTGACAGTGGACGGCGAGCCCCTCTTCCGTACCGTCCAGTCGACGTACAACGCCCTGGAGACCTCCGCAGGACCGGCCCTCGCCGAGGCCCACGACGCCGGACTCACGGTGATCGTCAAGGAGGGCATGGCCAACGGCCGGCTGGCGGAGCCGTACGCACCGGACGCCCTGAAGGCCGTAGCCGAGGAAACGTCGCTCGGTACGGACGCGATCGCCCTGGCCCTGATCCTGCGCCGCCCGTGGGCAGGCGTGGTCCTCTCCGGCGCGGCGACCGTGGGACAGCTCGTCTCCAACCTGCACGCGGCGGTCGCGGACCTGGACGAGAACCAGCTCGCCCGTCTCGACGCGCTGGCCGAGGAGCCGCACACGTACTGGGAGCGGCGGGGCGCACTGCCCTGGCACTGA
- a CDS encoding P-loop NTPase fold protein encodes MAIRWEGDGLPRGSGFFVAPGLVLTASHVIPAPSEGSAEIRFPGGVSRAEVVWSLPLDVGSGLDMALVRLTEPLEHACVRLSDRRLEPGDRLWAYGFVAGKSPHSTEIWNSTFNYQGRQGLSWRLAGDRLPRGMSGGPVVDPVGAGACAIVTGMRRGESDGLAIPLSALQETRDPADAERLRELWTLHDEYHLRRQRGPAAPSYAELRRARTWAPAPDGTRSLAGLGSDRPSVVDLLGNEGHVDMLATLSVALDTDPPLAIALLGEWGVGKSSTMDQMHAQVAGLTERARRQPELRSAFAVNVRQVRFNAWHYAEEHLWTGLVDHLFRELARDPAAEELPGAEAELPRDRRKRLKSALDRATAEADRLRAVKDLAEQDAPTGRLSGLGSPRRILRVLRAEAVTVAKSLWTNRGILAARVAVLAVSLALWQWAGNRLSALLPLALGLGASVKPLWQRAVGLHKKVRAVGQGADERLDKDLREAGEQVAALTDQLVQVDAAFRFSALLKERADHGAAYVPYRSLLSQVRRDLEQMQKDLGEAHQEFRQRVGDLSASAAIPPLQRIILYIDDLDRCPPERVVEVLAAVHLMLALELFVVVVAVDARWLLSALKTHYRELFGPPIPAPDGVGPAMDSVGPPLDYLDKIFQIPFVVSRPSPGATSRYLRSLLGPPWRGEGADVTAHAETAEGTGTASGADGVASGTRRPSVAVPEVRDLRPDTLQLRADEIAFMASLASLVPTPRAAKKLVNLYRLTRIGVSAADVDAFLDGDFKAVQLLLAVVVGFPGAARTVLTALTEAPPEQDVREVLRTAAENAPEPDVKQSCLGIVAGFDELARRETPPPTAELYARWCPVIARFSFHTGDWINR; translated from the coding sequence GTGGCTATCCGTTGGGAGGGGGACGGTCTGCCCAGGGGCAGCGGATTCTTCGTGGCGCCCGGCCTCGTACTGACAGCCAGCCACGTGATCCCGGCTCCCTCCGAGGGGTCCGCCGAGATCCGTTTCCCCGGCGGTGTCTCACGCGCGGAGGTCGTGTGGTCGCTCCCGCTCGACGTGGGGAGCGGTCTCGACATGGCCCTCGTTCGGCTCACCGAACCCCTGGAACACGCATGCGTGCGCCTCTCCGACCGTCGACTGGAGCCCGGCGACCGCTTGTGGGCCTATGGCTTCGTCGCGGGAAAGAGTCCCCACTCGACGGAAATATGGAACAGCACATTCAACTACCAGGGTCGTCAAGGCCTGTCGTGGCGCCTGGCGGGCGACCGCCTCCCCAGGGGAATGAGTGGCGGGCCCGTCGTCGATCCCGTGGGTGCCGGAGCGTGCGCCATTGTGACCGGCATGAGGCGGGGCGAGTCGGACGGGCTCGCCATCCCCTTGTCCGCCCTCCAGGAAACAAGAGATCCCGCAGACGCCGAACGCCTACGCGAGTTGTGGACCCTGCACGACGAATACCACCTACGCCGCCAACGCGGCCCCGCCGCCCCGTCATACGCCGAACTACGGCGTGCGCGGACCTGGGCCCCCGCCCCCGACGGCACCCGCTCCCTCGCCGGTCTCGGCAGTGACCGCCCCAGCGTCGTCGATCTCCTCGGCAACGAGGGTCACGTAGACATGCTCGCCACCCTCTCCGTGGCGCTCGACACCGACCCCCCGCTCGCCATCGCCCTGTTGGGCGAGTGGGGCGTCGGCAAGTCGAGCACGATGGACCAGATGCATGCGCAGGTCGCCGGTCTCACCGAACGCGCCCGCAGGCAGCCGGAGTTGAGATCGGCGTTCGCGGTGAATGTCCGTCAGGTGCGGTTCAACGCCTGGCACTACGCCGAGGAGCATCTGTGGACGGGGCTGGTCGACCACCTGTTCAGGGAGCTGGCCCGTGACCCCGCAGCGGAGGAACTGCCGGGCGCCGAGGCCGAGTTGCCCAGAGATCGGCGCAAGCGGCTGAAGTCGGCGCTCGACCGGGCCACGGCCGAGGCCGACCGGCTCCGTGCGGTCAAGGATCTCGCGGAACAGGACGCCCCCACAGGCCGGTTGAGCGGACTCGGCTCGCCCCGGCGGATCCTGCGGGTGCTGCGCGCCGAGGCGGTGACGGTGGCGAAGTCCCTGTGGACCAACAGGGGGATCCTGGCCGCACGGGTCGCCGTCCTCGCCGTATCCCTGGCGCTGTGGCAGTGGGCGGGGAACCGGCTGTCGGCTCTACTGCCCCTCGCCCTGGGGCTGGGCGCGTCGGTGAAACCCCTGTGGCAGCGGGCAGTCGGGCTGCACAAGAAGGTGCGCGCGGTCGGTCAGGGCGCGGACGAGCGGCTCGACAAGGATCTGCGTGAGGCCGGTGAACAGGTTGCCGCGCTGACGGATCAACTCGTGCAGGTGGACGCGGCGTTCAGGTTCTCGGCGCTGTTGAAGGAGCGTGCGGACCACGGCGCCGCGTATGTGCCGTACCGCAGTCTGCTCAGTCAGGTCCGCCGCGATCTGGAGCAGATGCAGAAGGATCTCGGCGAGGCGCACCAGGAGTTCCGGCAGCGGGTGGGCGACCTCTCGGCGTCCGCCGCGATCCCGCCGTTGCAGCGGATCATCCTCTACATCGACGACCTGGACCGCTGTCCGCCGGAGCGGGTGGTCGAGGTGCTGGCCGCGGTGCATCTCATGCTCGCCCTCGAACTGTTCGTCGTGGTCGTCGCGGTGGACGCCCGCTGGCTGCTCTCGGCGCTGAAGACGCACTACCGGGAGCTGTTCGGCCCGCCGATCCCGGCGCCGGACGGAGTCGGCCCGGCGATGGACAGTGTCGGACCGCCGCTGGACTACCTCGACAAGATCTTCCAGATTCCGTTCGTGGTGTCCCGGCCCTCGCCCGGTGCCACCTCGCGCTATCTGCGTTCGCTCCTCGGCCCGCCGTGGCGCGGGGAGGGCGCGGACGTGACCGCCCACGCGGAGACCGCCGAGGGCACCGGTACCGCGAGCGGTGCGGACGGGGTGGCCTCGGGTACCCGGCGGCCGTCCGTCGCCGTGCCCGAGGTGCGGGATCTGCGGCCGGACACACTCCAACTGCGCGCGGACGAGATCGCGTTCATGGCGTCGCTCGCCTCCCTGGTGCCCACACCGCGAGCGGCGAAGAAGCTGGTCAACCTCTACCGGCTCACCCGGATCGGTGTCTCCGCCGCGGACGTCGACGCCTTCCTCGACGGGGACTTCAAGGCCGTCCAGCTTCTGTTGGCCGTGGTGGTCGGCTTCCCCGGGGCGGCACGGACGGTCCTCACGGCGCTCACCGAGGCCCCGCCCGAGCAGGACGTCCGAGAAGTGCTGCGCACGGCCGCCGAGAACGCGCCGGAACCCGACGTCAAGCAGAGCTGTCTGGGCATCGTGGCCGGATTCGACGAGCTCGCGCGCCGCGAGACCCCGCCGCCGACGGCGGAACTCTACGCACGCTGGTGCCCCGTGATCGCCCGCTTCAGCTTCCACACGGGCGACTGGATCAACCGCTGA
- a CDS encoding MFS transporter encodes MTSTLQPVIATETEKRPGRWLALSVLVLAVLLVAVDATVLGLATPYISEDLKPSGTQLLWIGDVYSFVIAGLLVSMGSLGDRIGRKRILLIGATAFGAISILNAYATTPELMILARALLGVAGATLMPATLALIRNLFHDPRERSLAVGIWGATASAGTAVGPVAGGFLLEHFWWGSVFLINLPVMAVLVLVGIKMLPESKNPDPGPWDMISVALSLVGVIGVVYAVKEAATHGFELPSLAVGVLGAAALYWFVRRQLTLPAPLLDMRLFRDRGFSAAVLADLLTILGLSGLVFFLSQYLQLVQGRGPFEAGLAEIPAAVGAVAAGLIAGRTARRFSVRAVVAGGLAAVGLALAVLTTLGQSTGYPILGAALLVVGIGAGFSFTVTADVILSSVPKEQAGGASAVSETAYELGAALGIAVLGSIVTGVYRGFAAPAGTPSGAHESLGGAVEAAGTMPSQAAQDMLASAREAFVSGLSVASAVGATVLLATAVAAWFMLRGQRLEDVSG; translated from the coding sequence ATGACCAGCACCCTGCAGCCGGTGATCGCGACGGAGACGGAGAAGCGCCCGGGCCGTTGGCTCGCGCTCTCCGTGCTCGTGCTCGCCGTGCTGCTGGTGGCCGTGGACGCGACGGTCCTCGGTCTGGCAACCCCGTACATCAGCGAGGACTTGAAGCCGTCCGGCACCCAGCTCCTCTGGATCGGCGACGTCTACTCCTTCGTCATCGCGGGCCTGCTCGTGTCGATGGGCAGCCTCGGTGACCGCATCGGCCGTAAGCGCATCCTGCTGATCGGAGCGACCGCCTTCGGCGCGATCTCGATCCTCAACGCCTATGCCACGACACCGGAGTTGATGATCCTGGCGCGGGCGCTCCTCGGTGTCGCGGGCGCGACCCTGATGCCCGCCACCCTCGCCCTGATCCGCAACCTCTTCCACGACCCGCGCGAACGCAGCCTCGCCGTAGGCATCTGGGGTGCGACAGCCTCCGCCGGCACGGCGGTCGGCCCGGTCGCGGGCGGCTTCCTCCTCGAACACTTCTGGTGGGGCTCGGTCTTCCTCATCAACCTGCCCGTGATGGCGGTCCTCGTCCTGGTCGGCATCAAGATGCTCCCGGAGTCGAAGAACCCCGACCCCGGGCCGTGGGACATGATCAGCGTCGCGCTGTCCCTGGTGGGTGTGATCGGTGTCGTCTACGCCGTCAAGGAGGCCGCGACCCACGGCTTCGAGCTGCCTTCACTCGCGGTGGGCGTGCTGGGCGCGGCGGCCCTGTACTGGTTCGTCCGTCGCCAACTCACGCTCCCTGCACCCCTGTTGGACATGCGCCTGTTCCGCGACCGCGGCTTCAGCGCGGCAGTCCTCGCCGACCTGCTGACCATCCTCGGCCTGTCCGGCCTGGTGTTCTTCCTCTCCCAGTACCTGCAACTCGTCCAGGGCAGGGGCCCGTTCGAGGCGGGCCTGGCCGAAATCCCCGCCGCCGTGGGCGCGGTGGCGGCCGGGCTGATAGCGGGAAGGACGGCCCGCCGTTTCTCGGTCCGCGCGGTGGTGGCGGGCGGCCTCGCGGCGGTCGGCCTGGCCCTCGCCGTACTGACGACCCTCGGCCAGTCGACCGGCTACCCGATCCTCGGTGCCGCGCTCCTGGTGGTCGGCATCGGCGCGGGCTTCTCCTTCACGGTGACAGCCGACGTCATCCTCTCCTCCGTACCGAAGGAACAGGCGGGCGGGGCATCGGCGGTCTCGGAGACGGCGTACGAACTCGGCGCGGCCCTCGGGATCGCCGTACTCGGCTCCATCGTGACGGGCGTCTACCGGGGCTTCGCGGCTCCGGCGGGCACCCCGAGCGGGGCGCACGAGTCACTGGGCGGCGCGGTGGAAGCGGCGGGCACTATGCCGTCGCAGGCGGCCCAGGACATGCTGGCCTCGGCGCGAGAGGCCTTCGTCAGCGGTCTGAGCGTCGCGTCGGCGGTCGGCGCAACGGTCCTGCTGGCAACGGCGGTTGCGGCATGGTTCATGCTCCGGGGGCAGCGGCTGGAGGACGTCAGCGGTTGA